AGCGGAGCTCCTGACAAAGTACCCTGCCGCCGATGCACGTGTTCAACACGCTCGGCAGGGCCCGTGAGGCCTTCGAGCCGCGAGATCCGGGCGTGGTGTCGATGTACGTGTGTGGTCCCACCGTTCAGTCGCCGCCCCATGTGGGCCATGGGCGTCAGATGGTGGCTTTCGACGTGATTCGCCGGTATCTCGCGTGGCGCGGCTTCGGCGTGACGTACGTGACCAACGTGACCGACATCGAGGACAAGATCATCGCCGCATCGGCAGCCGAGGGCATCACTCCTGCCGACCTGGCGGCCCGCTCGACCGCTCAGTTCTTGGAGGCTTCGCGTCGTCTCGGCGTGCTCGAACCGACATCGTTGGTGTACGCCACCGAGCACATCCCGAACATGATCGAGCTGATCGAGCGGCTCATCGAGCGGGGACACGCGTATGCGGCCGATGGAGATGTGTACTTCTCGGTTCGCTCATTCGAGGAGTACGGCAAGCTCAGCGGCCGTAGGGTCGACGAGCTGGTGTCGGGAATCCGCATCGAGCCGGGCGAGCACAAGCGAGATCCGCTCGACTTCGCTCTGTGGAAGGCGGCCAAGCCGGGGGAGCCGACCTGGGAGTCGCTCTGGGGGCCGGGTCGGCCCGGATGGCACATCGAGTGCTCCGCGATGGCCGCCGGATCGGTCGGGTTCGGTTTCGACATCCACGGCGGGGGACTCGACCTCGTGTTCCCGCATCACGAGAACGAGATCGCCCAGTCGGAGGCGGCCGAGGGGGCGGCCCCGTTCGCTCGCTACTGGCTCCACAACGGGATGGTCACGCTGCGCGGGGAGAAGATGTCGAAGTCACTCGGCAACGTCGTCGGTCTGCTCGACCTCCTCGACCGACACCGACCCGAGGCCGTGCGCCTCGTCTATCTCCGTGCCCACTACCGC
Above is a window of Acidimicrobiia bacterium DNA encoding:
- the cysS gene encoding cysteine--tRNA ligase, producing the protein MHVFNTLGRAREAFEPRDPGVVSMYVCGPTVQSPPHVGHGRQMVAFDVIRRYLAWRGFGVTYVTNVTDIEDKIIAASAAEGITPADLAARSTAQFLEASRRLGVLEPTSLVYATEHIPNMIELIERLIERGHAYAADGDVYFSVRSFEEYGKLSGRRVDELVSGIRIEPGEHKRDPLDFALWKAAKPGEPTWESLWGPGRPGWHIECSAMAAGSVGFGFDIHGGGLDLVFPHHENEIAQSEAAEGAAPFARYWLHNGMVTLRGEKMSKSLGNVVGLLDLLDRHRPEAVRLVYLRAHYRQPIEFTDELAEDAAASLDRLWAFRRRAGSSGAQADPTTMDRFRAAMDDDFATPEALAALFDAVRAGNRALDAGEDAGSLAAAYDEIVGVLALAEPAGDVEDLAGALSRLGDDEGLVAASAEEMIAALIRTREEARAEREFERADRIRDGLLALGVVLEDGADGTSWHRR